The nucleotide window GAAGCAAGCCGCTTCAGAGGCTGGATTTAATATTTGAAAAGGGTTCTTCATTGAATATTACGATCAAATCTCCTATCATTTAATGATGGGAGATTTCTTTATATATCCTGTTACGGTTTATATAGATCCATAAGGAGTGATTTTGCTACATGAATAAGGAAGATGTCATTATTGTTGGAGGAGTCCCATGTGGTCTTTCTGCCGCCATTGCTTTGCAGAAAAAGGGTATGAATCCGCTTATCATCGAAAAAGGTAATATTGTCAATGCGATTTATAATTATCCAACCCACCAGACTTTTTTTAGCAGCAGTGAAAAACTTGCTATAGGCGATGTACCCTTCATTACTGAGAACCTTAAACCAAAGCGTAATCAGGCGCTGGTTTATTACCGGGAAGTCGTGAAGCTGGAAAAGCTTAGAGTGAATAAATATGAGAGGGTCACAGAAATAGTTAAAAGCCAGGAATCCCTTTTTGAAGTGACAACAGATAAACAGAAATACATCGCGCAAAATATTGTCATCGCCACTGGTTATTATGATAATCCTAACTTCATGGGTATCCCGGGCGAAGAGCTTGAAAAGGTCTCGCACTACTTCAAGGAGGCACATCCTTTCTTTGACATGGATGTTGCAGTCATTGGTGGGAAGAACTCAAGTGTGGATGCAGGGATCGAGCTAGAGAAGGCCGGGGCGAGAGTAACTGTCCTTTATCGAGGAGCAGAGTATTCGCCAAGCATTAAACCGTGGGTGCTGCCAGAATTCGAGGCACTAGTTAAAACAGGTGTTGTTGATATGGTATTTAACGCACAAGTCAAAGAAATCACTAAGGACTCCATTGTTTATGAACAGGATGGGGAATTGGTGGAATTGAAAAATGACCATGTATTCGCAATGACTGGTTATCTACGGCCGGATCACACTTTCCTTCAAAAGATGGGCGTGAAAATCGAGGCGGAAACAGGACGTCCCCATTTTGATCCAGAAACTATGGAGACAAATGTACCAGGTATCTATATTGCAGGAGTAATTGCGGCTGGTAATAATGCTAATGAAATTTTTATAGAGAATGGACGATTCCATGGAGGCCAGATTGCAGAAGCTATCTCAAGCCAATCTTAAAGTAAATGAAAGAAAGCGGTGCCTGAATGGCACCGCTTTGTTTACGGAACGGGAACAAAAAATGGAGGCAGGTTAATCTTTATAAAGGCACAACTAAGGTGGATTGTACCCTTATGGAGAGCTATCGCATGTTATAAGGATAAGATAAGGAGAGAATCGTACCCTTATGGAGAGCTGTCGCGTGTTATAAGGGTACGATAAGGAGAGAATTGTACCCTTATGGAGAGCTATCGCATGTTATAAGGATAAGATAAGGGGAGAATCGTACCCTTATGGAGAGCTGTCGCGTGTTATAAGGATACGATAAGTGGAGAATCGTACCCTTATGGAGAGCTATCGCATGTTATAAGGATAAGATAAGGAGAGAATCGTACCCTTATGGAGAGCTGTCGCGTGTTATAAGGGTACGATAAGGAGAGAATTGTACCCTTATGGAGAGCTATCGCATGTTATAAGGATAAGATAAGGGGAGAATCGTACCCTTATGGAGAGCTGTCGCGTGTTATAAGGATACGATGAGTGGAGAATCGTACCCTTATGGAGAGCTTTTGCATGTTATAAGGATAAGATAAGGAGAGAATTGTACCCTTACGGAGAGCTTTTGCATGTTATAAGGATAAGATAAGGAGAGAATCGTACCCTTATGGAGAGCTATCGCATGTTATAAGGATAAGATAAGGAGAGAATTGTACCCTTACGGAGAGCTTTTGCATGTTATAAGGATAAGATAAGGAGAGAATCGTACCCTTATGGAGAGCTATCGCATGTTATAAGGATAAGATAAGGAGAGAATCGTACCCTTATGGAGAGCTATCGCATGTTATAAGGATAAGATAAGGAGAGAATTGTACCCTTATGGAGAGCTATCGCATGTTATAAGGATAAGATAAGGAGAGAATTGTACCCTTACGGAGAGCTTTTGCATGTTATAAGGATAAGATAAGGAGAGAATCGTACCCTTATGGAGAGCCATCGCGTGTTATAAGGATACGATAAGTGGAGAATCGTACCCTTATGGAGCTTATCCGATGTCCATAAGGGAATGCTTCCTTATGGTCACTGAAAAAATAACGCGGTGCCTGCATACATACAGGCACCGCGTTTTTCATATATTGTCTCTGTTATATCATTTTAAAACATGAACATCTCGGCTATTTCATCCATCTGATCTGTTTTAGCAAGAGCGACTTGCAGTTTGATTCTTGCTTTTTGCCCGTTGAGACCGTTTGAGAAGATGACACCCAATTCCTTAAGATGTTTGCCTCCGCCTTCATAGCCATAAACATCCTGTACGATTCCAGCGAAGCTTCTGGATACGATCACTACCGGGATATTGTGTTTAAGAAAATCTTGAACGCCCTCAAGTGCTGCAGGTGGAAGGTTGCCTTGTCCAAGTGCTTCAATCACGACTCCATCGACGTTTAACCCGAGTACGGCTTGCAGCAAAGAAGAATCCATTCCTGCATGTGCCTTGATCAAGGAGACTTTTTTGCTAATGTCCGCCACCGAATAGTTTTCGTGTTTCGTTGGAGTGTGATGGAAAAGTACTCCTCGTTTCGTCACGATGCCGATAGGGCCATATTGGGGGCTTTGAAAGGTTGAGATATTGCTAGTATGTGTTTTGGTGACGTTTACTGCTGTGTGAATCTCGTCATTTAGGACAACAAGCACACCCTTACCGTTTGCATCTGGGCTGGAAGCAACCCTTAAGGAAGAAATTAAATTATATAGCCCATCAGAACCGATTTCATTGCTCGACCTCATGGCGCCAGTAACGACGACTGGGAAGCTGGCCTGGCAGGTGAGGTCCAGGAAATAGGCTGTCTCTTCAAGTGTATCTGTTCCATGGGTGATAACGGCTCCGTCAATGTTGCCCTTTTTATCATAATCCTCAAGGATGTATTTTAACTGCATCATCTCTTTTGGCGTAATATGTGGAGAGGGTAAATTGAAGGGCTCTTCGACTACAAGGTCAGCCAAACTGGATAAAAGATCCGTTCCCTGTGTCAATGGGTTATTCCTCCCTGGTTTAACTGCTCCACTTGTATCTTCACTCATGGATATGGTACCGCCAGTATGAATCAATAAAATATTCTTCTTCAAATCTATTACCTCCGAATGACCAGTGAGAAAGAATAATAATCCATTTTCTTTCTTCTAATTACATGATACGATTAAAAAAACAAATTGAAAAGAGGACAGCATATGCTGGGAATAGTTACAGCCGGGTTAGCTCCGGGTCTGGCGCTGTTAAGTTATTTTTATTTAAGGGACCAATATGGGTCAGAGCCGTTATCCTTGGTTTTCAAAATGTTTATATTCGGTGCATTGCTTGTATTTCCGCTTATGTTCATTCAATATGTTCTTTCTGCCGAGGGATTGTTTCAGGATGATTTTATAAAAGCATTCGGGACGGTTGGCCTGTTAGAAGAATTCTTTAAATGGTTTATTCTATATTACACAATCTTTCAGCATATTTCCTTCGATGAACCTTATGATGGAGTCATATACAGTGTGGCTGTGTCGCTGGGCTTCGCATCAGCCGAGAATATTTTTTATCTTCTTGCCAACGGTCTTCAGGACGCACTTGGAAGGGCGCTGTTGCCTGTTTCTAGTCATGCGCTCTTTGGGGTCATCATGGGTTACTATATAGGTAAGGCAAAGTTTTCACCTGTGGTGCAAAAGAAGTTGATCATCCTTTCGTTATCAGTTCCTGTCCTTCTGCACGGTATGTATGATTTCATTCTGATGACCAGGGAAGACTGGCTCGTGTTGATGGTTCCATTTATGATTTTCCTCTGGTGGTTAGGACTGCGAAAAGTGAAAAAAGCGAGAACATTGACTCTTCAGCATATTGAGAAGCAATATCCAATCTAAAAAACTCTTCATTCTTAAAAAATGGAGGGTTTTTTTGTTTTGTGGAATAAAAGTCAACTCTTAACAAAAAATAAGGGCAATCTTTTAAGTACACATCTTTGGGGGTTGCATTCAATGAAGAATTATCGGTCTATCTTGAAGGTGATGACCGCGTTGGCTTTGATCATGTCTCTAGTACAATTTAGCGAAGTGGATCAGAGGGCCGAGGCCTTTACTAGTCAGGTGCTGCAGCAGGGTTCGACGGGAGAAGATGTAATAGAACTCCAGTCACGCCTCAAACATATTGGTTTTTATACTGGC belongs to Mesobacillus subterraneus and includes:
- a CDS encoding YpdA family putative bacillithiol disulfide reductase, whose translation is MNKEDVIIVGGVPCGLSAAIALQKKGMNPLIIEKGNIVNAIYNYPTHQTFFSSSEKLAIGDVPFITENLKPKRNQALVYYREVVKLEKLRVNKYERVTEIVKSQESLFEVTTDKQKYIAQNIVIATGYYDNPNFMGIPGEELEKVSHYFKEAHPFFDMDVAVIGGKNSSVDAGIELEKAGARVTVLYRGAEYSPSIKPWVLPEFEALVKTGVVDMVFNAQVKEITKDSIVYEQDGELVELKNDHVFAMTGYLRPDHTFLQKMGVKIEAETGRPHFDPETMETNVPGIYIAGVIAAGNNANEIFIENGRFHGGQIAEAISSQS
- a CDS encoding asparaginase, producing the protein MKKNILLIHTGGTISMSEDTSGAVKPGRNNPLTQGTDLLSSLADLVVEEPFNLPSPHITPKEMMQLKYILEDYDKKGNIDGAVITHGTDTLEETAYFLDLTCQASFPVVVTGAMRSSNEIGSDGLYNLISSLRVASSPDANGKGVLVVLNDEIHTAVNVTKTHTSNISTFQSPQYGPIGIVTKRGVLFHHTPTKHENYSVADISKKVSLIKAHAGMDSSLLQAVLGLNVDGVVIEALGQGNLPPAALEGVQDFLKHNIPVVIVSRSFAGIVQDVYGYEGGGKHLKELGVIFSNGLNGQKARIKLQVALAKTDQMDEIAEMFMF
- the prsW gene encoding glutamic-type intramembrane protease PrsW; amino-acid sequence: MLGIVTAGLAPGLALLSYFYLRDQYGSEPLSLVFKMFIFGALLVFPLMFIQYVLSAEGLFQDDFIKAFGTVGLLEEFFKWFILYYTIFQHISFDEPYDGVIYSVAVSLGFASAENIFYLLANGLQDALGRALLPVSSHALFGVIMGYYIGKAKFSPVVQKKLIILSLSVPVLLHGMYDFILMTREDWLVLMVPFMIFLWWLGLRKVKKARTLTLQHIEKQYPI